One segment of Polyangiaceae bacterium DNA contains the following:
- a CDS encoding UTP--glucose-1-phosphate uridylyltransferase has translation MSSLAAMLDAVPPQTRALLDRFGFDRALFEQLAQRLEQEQIDNRVAGVVEPPAASDIMQLPTPGSAEHATLTAAGMDLLRKGQVALVVLAGGMATRMGGVVKALVPALGDATFLDLRLAEVKATSDRAGAPMPFWLMTSAATEDPTRQALGSRLDDDRVATFPQFVSLRLRSATELYLDDAGNPSVQAFGHGDLPDALKRSGLLDRFVDRGGRLLVVANLDNLGASVDPALLGLHASHGLPVSCEVVDKEGTDRGGIPVRWQGRPVVLEEFRLPEGFDPSQVRVFNTNTFVFDARAIRDLQAEWTYFVVKKQVAGSTVIQFERLLGEITSHLPSRFIHVPRKGAETRFLPVKDHAELEARQGELETVARARGML, from the coding sequence ATGAGTTCCCTGGCCGCTATGTTGGACGCCGTTCCGCCGCAGACCCGAGCCCTGCTCGATCGCTTTGGCTTCGATCGCGCGCTGTTCGAGCAGCTCGCGCAGCGTTTGGAACAGGAGCAGATCGACAATCGCGTGGCGGGAGTCGTGGAGCCGCCGGCGGCTAGCGACATCATGCAGCTGCCGACTCCGGGATCGGCGGAGCACGCAACCTTGACGGCAGCGGGCATGGATCTGTTGCGCAAAGGGCAAGTTGCGTTGGTGGTGCTCGCGGGCGGCATGGCCACGCGCATGGGCGGCGTGGTCAAAGCGCTGGTGCCGGCGCTGGGTGACGCCACGTTTCTCGATCTGCGGCTGGCTGAAGTGAAGGCCACGTCGGATCGCGCCGGCGCGCCGATGCCGTTTTGGTTGATGACCAGCGCGGCGACGGAAGATCCCACGCGACAAGCGTTGGGCTCGCGCCTCGATGACGATCGCGTGGCGACCTTTCCACAGTTCGTGTCGCTGCGGCTGCGATCGGCGACGGAGCTCTACTTGGACGACGCGGGCAATCCGAGCGTGCAGGCCTTCGGTCACGGCGACTTGCCCGATGCGCTGAAGCGCAGCGGCTTGCTCGATCGCTTCGTGGATCGCGGGGGTCGGCTCCTGGTGGTGGCGAACCTGGACAATCTCGGCGCTAGTGTCGATCCGGCGCTCTTGGGACTACATGCCTCGCATGGGCTGCCGGTGAGTTGCGAAGTGGTCGACAAAGAAGGAACGGACCGCGGCGGCATTCCCGTGCGCTGGCAAGGGCGACCGGTGGTGCTGGAAGAGTTCCGCTTGCCGGAGGGCTTCGACCCCAGCCAGGTGCGCGTGTTCAACACGAATACCTTCGTCTTCGATGCGCGCGCGATCCGGGATCTGCAGGCCGAGTGGACCTACTTCGTCGTGAAAAAGCAGGTGGCGGGCAGCACGGTGATCCAGTTCGAGCGGCTGCTCGGCGAGATCACGAGTCACCTGCCCTCGCGCTTCATCCACGTGCCGCGGAAGGGCGCAGAAACACGTTTCCTTCCCGTCAAGGACCACGCCGAGCTAGAAGCCAGGCAAGGCGAGCTGGAGACCGTCGCTCGCGCGCGAGGAATGCTCTGA